The Herminiimonas arsenitoxidans genome window below encodes:
- a CDS encoding TAXI family TRAP transporter solute-binding subunit, with protein MLGYVRSALFISAFIVACVPAMAADTIHLIMGTATPGGGFPLFGDAVVRTVAQTDPSLVIEARNTKGSAENIPSLEAGTFDIALVQGEAAYEALEGLGRLPSDLKIIAAMFSTPGMFVVRADTPYRSIDDLRGKPVAFGTRGSGLVILARYMLNGLGLDMEKDFQAVYLERASDGPAMIADGRVAALWGGSSNWPNFVAVTNAPVGGRFIVPNEKEIATIRRRHSFLKPLVVPPNSFNGQTTALSSLGSWSFIMARPTLPDDTAYRLTRALHKGEPVIAKLLRQGRETTASNTVLAVPETRMLHPGTLKYLREIGLK; from the coding sequence ATGCTTGGATACGTTCGATCGGCCTTATTCATTAGTGCATTCATCGTGGCTTGCGTACCGGCCATGGCAGCAGACACTATCCACCTAATCATGGGAACAGCCACACCGGGTGGAGGTTTCCCTCTCTTTGGCGATGCAGTCGTTCGTACCGTGGCGCAAACCGATCCGAGTCTGGTGATAGAAGCGCGAAATACCAAAGGTAGCGCCGAAAATATTCCATCGCTGGAGGCTGGCACGTTCGACATTGCACTGGTGCAAGGCGAGGCCGCATACGAAGCTTTGGAAGGATTGGGGCGGCTGCCGTCCGATCTCAAAATCATCGCGGCAATGTTTTCCACACCAGGCATGTTTGTTGTGCGTGCAGATACACCTTATCGCAGCATTGATGACTTGCGTGGCAAACCGGTGGCCTTCGGTACGCGTGGCTCGGGGCTAGTGATTCTTGCTCGTTACATGCTGAATGGCTTGGGACTCGATATGGAGAAAGATTTTCAGGCGGTGTACCTGGAACGAGCGAGCGATGGGCCTGCGATGATTGCTGATGGCCGAGTGGCTGCTTTGTGGGGTGGGAGTAGTAATTGGCCCAACTTTGTTGCCGTGACGAATGCACCTGTTGGCGGACGCTTCATCGTGCCTAACGAAAAAGAGATAGCAACAATACGTAGACGACACTCTTTCCTCAAACCTTTAGTCGTGCCGCCAAATAGTTTCAACGGGCAAACGACAGCGTTGTCTTCCTTGGGGTCATGGAGCTTCATCATGGCACGCCCGACTCTGCCGGATGACACAGCTTATCGTTTGACGCGAGCGCTGCACAAAGGAGAGCCGGTGATTGCAAAGTTATTACGGCAGGGGCGGGAAACGACAGCGTCGAATACTGTTTTGGCTGTGCCGGAGACACGCATGTTGCATCCCGGAACATTGAAGTATTTGCGTGAAATTGGCTTGAAGTAA
- a CDS encoding jacalin-like lectin yields MNLISSRPVAEFPLKSAIKKVLFKASLTLFGALLFQLPAQASDAPDIKPALKKMLGGLSLDVKDQLQKMVGDLKKTSCGGGLSGCYQTKSGPVHLYFFTSNSAQQTFIIVVDKKISMPKLFGNKVQNVMGQTSLRSLMISISTAEFDLTSDRMPPDLKKVVNDSYFGVSSLNFASGAQMAARADLGGPIKLTMESLGVRADQLTMRAAIVMPIPMDISSGAGAGIDVASDLADGATMKKAGTNAAKPEAFVEFQFAPGSRLPMMLPPVTLTDATFFINNNLTFGYKGNAQFQGVGDKKILLQFQTPLTPEGAMDFLDFSFLMATPASFTMEDAARVIVAMASPDPRLAKYGGGFIRGVGSFKGPLLAMAKPLSMFKLKNPNPPPEYRFGDATKPWPEDVKYFNIAVLGPLAQGGPYYAQSGQVAAFGQTLGWTDVSAGTNGYYNGVGADMVLKLGPLGKVPFRLSQETRIDMKRQDITYKGNLAGQKIAITLGTSKMSIEVNASCINPFEIKTSVDITPTTDMAQIFDGQGGVNVDPGAITGCIGKELEAAYRKIAGEYKNLSGYTADMANKELKKISDAALVATKAAEDAANKAAAESKKAAEDAAKASQKAAEDAAKAAQKAADDARKQYEQTKNAARDVANKATNAAANAFKDAGNAFKRIGKKKKHKKGPDPIFAASVFDWDYYYDTATDVVNAKVDLSTHWKDNGFNEGRQGSPEFSAVFYRNRYLDVQRLCGQGDWRCVVQHWLDTGIQQGRQGSAGVSIESYLKRYPDLQNAFGKRNFDDAMDHWLNSGEDEGRDPRPASQVTVPLAGVQTAGGDGGNAWNDQDICDDMPLTGWRLSYNKTVDRAQFLYANGRWSGVQGGKDAFKADVALPSGEYVVRIDYRSGGIIDNIAFITNRGRTFGPYGGNGGSPGSYSATSGEKVSCLSGRAGGSINQLNFTSTGPR; encoded by the coding sequence TTGAATCTGATTTCTTCACGACCGGTGGCTGAGTTTCCACTGAAGAGCGCCATCAAAAAAGTACTATTCAAGGCCAGCCTCACATTATTCGGTGCACTCTTGTTCCAGCTGCCGGCACAAGCCAGCGATGCTCCTGATATCAAACCGGCACTGAAGAAAATGCTCGGTGGCCTGTCGCTGGACGTTAAGGACCAGTTGCAAAAGATGGTTGGTGATTTGAAAAAGACCAGCTGCGGTGGCGGTTTGAGCGGCTGCTATCAGACCAAGTCGGGACCTGTACACCTGTACTTCTTTACCAGTAATAGCGCACAGCAAACATTCATCATCGTCGTCGACAAGAAAATTTCGATGCCGAAATTGTTCGGTAACAAGGTACAGAACGTGATGGGACAAACCTCACTGCGTTCGCTGATGATCTCGATTTCGACCGCTGAGTTTGACCTGACTAGTGACCGTATGCCGCCCGACCTGAAGAAGGTCGTCAACGACAGCTATTTTGGCGTGAGTTCGCTTAACTTTGCCAGCGGCGCACAGATGGCGGCCCGCGCAGATTTGGGTGGCCCGATCAAACTGACGATGGAATCGCTGGGCGTGCGCGCTGATCAGCTGACCATGCGTGCGGCGATCGTGATGCCTATACCTATGGATATTTCCAGCGGCGCAGGTGCCGGTATTGACGTCGCCAGTGATCTAGCAGATGGCGCGACCATGAAAAAAGCCGGCACCAATGCGGCCAAGCCGGAAGCTTTTGTCGAGTTCCAGTTCGCACCTGGCTCCAGGCTGCCGATGATGTTGCCGCCGGTTACGTTGACGGATGCAACCTTCTTCATCAACAACAACCTCACTTTCGGTTATAAGGGCAATGCCCAGTTCCAGGGTGTAGGCGACAAGAAGATATTGTTGCAGTTCCAGACGCCATTGACGCCGGAAGGTGCGATGGATTTTCTCGATTTCTCATTCTTAATGGCGACACCTGCCTCGTTCACGATGGAAGATGCGGCGCGTGTCATCGTTGCAATGGCGTCGCCTGATCCGCGCTTGGCTAAATACGGTGGTGGTTTCATCCGCGGCGTCGGTTCGTTCAAGGGGCCCTTGCTGGCGATGGCGAAACCATTGTCGATGTTCAAGTTGAAAAATCCGAATCCGCCGCCTGAATATCGTTTTGGCGATGCGACGAAACCATGGCCTGAAGACGTTAAGTACTTCAACATTGCGGTGCTGGGACCATTGGCACAAGGCGGTCCATATTATGCGCAAAGCGGCCAGGTCGCTGCCTTTGGTCAGACATTGGGCTGGACAGATGTCTCTGCTGGTACCAATGGTTATTACAACGGCGTAGGTGCCGATATGGTTCTGAAGCTGGGCCCGTTGGGCAAAGTTCCGTTCCGCTTGTCGCAGGAAACCCGCATCGACATGAAACGGCAGGACATTACTTACAAGGGCAATTTGGCCGGGCAAAAGATCGCGATCACGCTGGGTACTTCCAAAATGAGCATTGAGGTCAACGCCAGCTGCATCAACCCGTTTGAAATCAAGACCTCGGTCGACATCACACCGACGACCGACATGGCTCAGATCTTCGACGGCCAAGGCGGCGTCAACGTTGATCCGGGTGCCATTACTGGTTGTATCGGCAAGGAGCTGGAAGCTGCGTATCGCAAGATTGCCGGCGAATACAAGAATCTCTCCGGCTACACGGCCGATATGGCCAACAAGGAATTGAAAAAAATCTCTGATGCAGCGCTGGTAGCGACTAAAGCCGCAGAAGATGCCGCGAACAAGGCTGCAGCTGAATCGAAAAAGGCCGCAGAAGACGCTGCCAAGGCATCGCAAAAGGCAGCGGAAGATGCAGCCAAGGCCGCACAGAAAGCAGCCGATGACGCGCGCAAGCAATACGAGCAAACGAAGAATGCAGCACGTGATGTGGCCAACAAAGCGACCAATGCAGCAGCCAATGCTTTCAAGGATGCAGGCAATGCCTTCAAGCGTATCGGCAAGAAAAAGAAACACAAGAAGGGTCCTGATCCTATATTCGCGGCGTCCGTGTTTGACTGGGATTACTACTACGACACTGCAACCGATGTGGTGAATGCAAAGGTCGACTTGTCTACGCACTGGAAAGACAACGGTTTCAACGAAGGCCGCCAAGGCAGTCCTGAGTTCAGTGCGGTGTTTTACCGTAATCGTTATCTCGACGTCCAGCGACTGTGCGGCCAGGGCGACTGGCGCTGTGTAGTACAGCATTGGTTGGACACGGGTATCCAGCAAGGTCGCCAGGGCAGTGCCGGCGTCAGCATCGAAAGCTACCTCAAGCGTTATCCAGATTTGCAGAATGCTTTTGGCAAACGGAACTTTGACGATGCGATGGATCATTGGCTCAACAGCGGCGAGGACGAAGGCCGTGATCCACGTCCGGCGTCGCAAGTCACCGTGCCGCTGGCCGGTGTGCAGACTGCTGGTGGTGATGGCGGCAATGCCTGGAACGATCAAGACATTTGCGATGATATGCCGCTGACTGGCTGGAGACTGTCTTATAACAAGACGGTCGATCGTGCCCAGTTCCTCTACGCCAACGGTCGATGGAGCGGAGTACAAGGTGGTAAGGATGCATTCAAGGCCGATGTGGCTCTGCCTAGTGGTGAGTACGTCGTGCGGATCGACTATCGTAGTGGTGGCATCATCGACAACATTGCTTTTATTACCAACCGTGGGCGCACCTTCGGCCCATACGGCGGCAACGGTGGCAGTCCCGGTAGCTACAGTGCGACGTCCGGTGAAAAGGTCAGTTGTCTATCAGGCCGCGCCGGCGGCTCGATCAATCAGCTGAATTTCACTTCGACGGGGCCGCGTTAA
- a CDS encoding chaperone modulator CbpM encodes MSQTTIHYQVLDEEIHLSLIELSQASNASEELITAWVFEGVLQPAGQQAQEWQFSGASLQRARIAQHLTQDLEVNTPGVALALDLLDQIESLKAQLKRKSSY; translated from the coding sequence ATGAGCCAGACAACAATTCATTACCAAGTGCTTGATGAAGAAATACATCTAAGCTTGATCGAACTGTCGCAGGCATCCAATGCGTCGGAAGAATTGATTACCGCATGGGTCTTCGAAGGTGTGTTGCAACCGGCCGGACAGCAAGCACAAGAATGGCAATTTAGCGGAGCGTCGTTGCAGCGTGCCCGCATAGCGCAACATTTAACGCAGGATCTGGAAGTCAACACACCTGGTGTTGCGCTGGCACTTGATCTGCTGGATCAGATTGAGTCGTTGAAAGCACAGCTCAAACGAAAAAGTAGCTATTAA
- a CDS encoding NAD(P)H-dependent flavin oxidoreductase, whose translation MSDTAFPKLKLKNKLLLPIVQGGMGVGVSAHRLAGNVAKLGAVGTISSVDLRRHHADLMAQTDKSRDKALINKANLIALDREIHAAKTIAEGNGMIAANVMRAVAEYAAYVQQSCESGADAIVVGAGLPMDLPELTSDYPNVALIPILSDVRGIALILKKWMRKNRLPNAIVIENPQYAAGHLGAAGLESVNDPHFAFSVVLEGTLELFKQLGIERENIPLITAGGIHSPEQVRELFALGASAVQLGTPFAVTEEGDAHINFKQVLTQAKPEDIVTFMSCAGLPARAVKTQWLANYLDKEEKLQRKAGLKECTVGFDCLHQCGLRDGIGKAGQFCIDTQLAFALEGDVKRGLFFRGSERLPFGAAIRPVRELIDYLLNGIQPTLLQPA comes from the coding sequence GTGTCGGATACTGCGTTTCCAAAATTGAAACTGAAGAATAAATTGTTATTGCCCATCGTGCAGGGTGGCATGGGCGTGGGTGTTTCTGCGCATCGTCTGGCCGGGAATGTCGCCAAACTGGGAGCTGTTGGCACAATTTCCAGTGTTGATTTGCGCAGGCATCATGCCGACTTGATGGCGCAGACAGATAAGTCGCGCGACAAGGCATTGATCAATAAAGCCAATCTGATTGCGCTCGACCGCGAGATACACGCAGCGAAAACAATCGCCGAAGGAAACGGCATGATCGCCGCCAATGTCATGCGCGCAGTAGCGGAATACGCCGCTTATGTTCAGCAATCCTGCGAAAGCGGCGCCGATGCCATCGTTGTAGGCGCCGGTTTGCCGATGGATTTACCGGAGCTGACGAGCGACTATCCGAACGTGGCATTGATTCCGATTTTGTCCGATGTACGCGGCATTGCCTTGATATTGAAAAAATGGATGCGCAAGAATCGCTTGCCGAATGCCATCGTGATCGAGAATCCGCAATACGCAGCAGGTCATCTCGGTGCTGCAGGTCTGGAGAGTGTGAATGATCCACATTTTGCATTTTCTGTCGTGCTGGAAGGAACGCTGGAGCTTTTCAAACAATTAGGAATTGAGCGAGAGAATATTCCTTTGATTACAGCTGGCGGCATACATAGTCCAGAACAGGTGCGTGAATTGTTTGCACTTGGTGCCAGCGCAGTGCAGCTTGGTACACCTTTCGCCGTTACGGAAGAAGGCGATGCGCATATCAACTTCAAACAAGTACTGACGCAAGCCAAGCCGGAAGATATTGTTACCTTCATGAGTTGCGCTGGTTTGCCTGCGCGTGCGGTCAAAACGCAATGGCTGGCCAATTATTTGGATAAAGAAGAAAAGCTGCAACGCAAAGCAGGGCTGAAAGAATGCACGGTTGGTTTCGATTGCCTGCATCAATGCGGCTTGCGTGATGGCATAGGCAAGGCAGGGCAGTTCTGCATCGATACGCAACTCGCTTTTGCGCTGGAGGGCGATGTGAAGCGCGGCTTGTTCTTTCGTGGATCGGAGCGCTTGCCGTTTGGCGCAGCAATTCGTCCAGTACGCGAATTAATCGACTATCTGTTGAATGGCATACAGCCCACGTTGCTACAGCCTGCATAA
- a CDS encoding PAS domain S-box protein produces MEKEGSVPKSDYGDFVLDAICAVSAEGQCLSVKGACERIFGYTPAEMVGKYMLDLVHPDDRERTQQSIDRVMGGYLQRYFENRYIRKDGQVVYISWSASWSEDHQVRIGVARDITDRKFDHGEVVAPQLIPEYTKYWQLSASPRRLISPNGINITLSEQDHIVLLTLMSGGECVTRRSIVDALGEDFIEYDQRRLDTQMNRLRRKVEEASGQQLPVSTLRAIGYRFHEQSKICP; encoded by the coding sequence ATGGAAAAAGAAGGCAGCGTCCCAAAAAGTGACTACGGGGACTTTGTGCTCGATGCGATTTGTGCTGTTAGTGCAGAAGGCCAATGCCTGTCCGTTAAAGGAGCGTGCGAGCGCATCTTTGGTTATACGCCGGCAGAGATGGTCGGTAAGTACATGCTGGATCTGGTGCATCCGGATGATCGTGAAAGAACGCAGCAATCTATCGATCGCGTCATGGGCGGTTACTTGCAACGGTATTTTGAGAATCGCTATATACGCAAGGACGGTCAGGTCGTGTATATCAGCTGGTCTGCTTCGTGGTCGGAAGATCATCAGGTCAGGATAGGCGTGGCACGGGATATCACCGATCGCAAATTCGATCACGGTGAAGTGGTCGCACCGCAGCTCATACCTGAATACACAAAATACTGGCAGTTGTCCGCCTCACCGCGTCGTCTGATTTCGCCGAATGGTATCAACATCACGCTTTCCGAACAGGATCACATTGTTTTACTGACGCTCATGAGCGGCGGAGAATGTGTGACCCGCAGGAGCATCGTCGATGCTCTCGGCGAAGATTTTATCGAATATGACCAGCGTCGCCTGGATACGCAGATGAATCGTTTGCGCCGCAAGGTCGAAGAGGCTTCCGGCCAACAGCTCCCTGTCAGCACTCTGCGTGCTATTGGTTATCGCTTTCACGAGCAAAGCAAAATCTGTCCCTGA
- a CDS encoding DnaJ C-terminal domain-containing protein yields the protein MKFKDYYETLGVKRDATQDEIKSAYRKLARKYHPDVSKESDAEARFKEMGEAYKVLKDPEKRASYDQLGANWQNGQDFQPPPNGDAGFEFSGRGGHAGFGEGTDFGDYFEQIFGQQTGRGRGHRRSVHAQGEDHHAKVQIDLEDAYRGAERTISLRMPVVDENGHVVTKDRTLNVTIPKGIRAGQTLRLAGQGGPGIGEGKAGDLYLEIAFRPHPRYRVDGRDVYFDLPLAPWEAALGASVKVPTPEGSVELTIPPNSASGRKLRLRGKGIPGKEAGDLYVVLTITLPPADTDQAKEAYRTLQEAFDFNPRASL from the coding sequence ATGAAATTCAAGGACTATTACGAAACGCTAGGCGTCAAACGCGATGCCACGCAGGATGAAATCAAAAGCGCATATCGCAAACTGGCGCGCAAATATCATCCCGATGTCAGCAAGGAATCGGATGCCGAAGCACGCTTCAAGGAAATGGGCGAAGCCTATAAGGTATTGAAAGATCCTGAGAAGCGCGCATCCTACGATCAACTTGGTGCAAACTGGCAAAATGGACAGGATTTCCAACCACCGCCAAATGGCGATGCCGGCTTCGAATTCAGTGGCCGCGGCGGACATGCCGGCTTTGGCGAAGGGACAGACTTCGGCGATTATTTCGAACAAATATTTGGCCAGCAAACCGGTCGAGGACGCGGTCATCGACGCTCCGTGCATGCACAAGGCGAAGATCATCACGCCAAAGTGCAGATCGATCTGGAAGATGCTTATCGTGGTGCCGAACGCACCATTTCACTACGCATGCCGGTAGTCGATGAAAACGGCCACGTCGTCACCAAAGACCGTACGCTCAACGTCACCATACCCAAAGGCATACGCGCTGGACAAACCTTGCGCCTGGCAGGACAAGGTGGCCCCGGCATAGGCGAAGGCAAAGCTGGCGACCTTTATCTGGAAATCGCCTTCCGTCCGCACCCACGCTATCGGGTCGATGGGCGCGATGTGTATTTCGATTTGCCATTGGCACCATGGGAAGCTGCGCTGGGAGCCAGCGTCAAAGTGCCAACACCTGAAGGCTCGGTCGAATTAACGATTCCGCCTAACTCTGCTTCGGGACGCAAGCTGAGACTCAGAGGAAAAGGTATACCCGGCAAAGAAGCCGGCGACCTGTACGTCGTGCTGACGATCACATTACCGCCCGCAGATACAGACCAAGCAAAAGAGGCTTATCGCACGCTGCAGGAAGCCTTCGATTTCAATCCACGCGCGTCTCTGTAA
- a CDS encoding VIT1/CCC1 transporter family protein translates to MPHHRSEKHFNGRIGWLRAAVLGANDGIISTACLLLGVASANVARHELLITGVAALVAGAMSMAAGEYVSVSSQADTEKAELDRERKELEEQPDAEHRELASIYVARGVAPDVARQVAQQLMAHDALSAHARDELGIHEASAARPVEAAITSAITFSVGAALPLLTALITPTTLLVPTLGLTSMFFLVGLGILAAKAGGAPLLPAALRVGFWGALAMIVTSIIGKIFGTFV, encoded by the coding sequence ATGCCGCATCATCGTTCCGAGAAACACTTTAACGGCCGTATAGGCTGGTTACGTGCAGCAGTACTCGGCGCAAATGACGGCATTATCTCCACCGCTTGCCTGTTGCTCGGTGTGGCGTCAGCCAATGTCGCACGTCATGAACTATTGATTACCGGCGTTGCCGCACTGGTTGCAGGTGCCATGTCGATGGCGGCTGGCGAATATGTCTCCGTCAGTTCGCAAGCCGATACCGAAAAAGCCGAGCTCGATCGCGAACGCAAAGAACTGGAAGAACAACCCGATGCCGAACATCGTGAATTGGCATCCATCTATGTCGCACGCGGTGTGGCCCCGGATGTCGCCAGGCAAGTGGCACAACAATTGATGGCACACGATGCCTTGAGCGCACATGCACGCGACGAGCTAGGCATACATGAAGCATCGGCAGCGCGCCCGGTAGAAGCCGCGATCACGTCTGCCATCACATTCTCGGTTGGTGCTGCACTGCCATTGCTGACAGCACTGATTACGCCAACAACCTTGCTGGTACCGACGCTAGGCTTGACCTCCATGTTTTTTCTGGTGGGTCTGGGCATACTGGCTGCCAAGGCTGGCGGTGCACCTTTACTACCAGCAGCTTTACGCGTCGGCTTCTGGGGTGCACTGGCAATGATAGTCACCTCCATCATAGGAAAAATATTCGGTACCTTTGTTTAA
- a CDS encoding secretion protein, giving the protein MKKLGNKFRLRAVCTAAALAICVMPAAAANGTAKSFVDMVRELPLVPAGMQDTEVLAKVSATVDAIKQMELGKANQTINEALQLDPRNSYLHFLNGFVYHLQARQGDTQKGEMALEGYQQALRIDPSNWIAQEFLGLAYMDLKQFDRAKLAFSDVLLMTPESSVSIYGLMVASYLTGDAKTACAMADQFQKVSTENNRLFVRSGISVYASCGNFSQAEKMRDALVKMNGDPLEAERAGRRLAQWKAFYLKQEQDVTLAKNQPPAGMMKAAWSGSAAKEGPIQLAQAFNMPSRPPPPAASADAAGNGLDTAVRDAAATASVAGADGRAVAGAAASGPRMLLIDVVLLSTQELITTSKGVNLLSALTLQLGSATNNAPAYSRVITSNSSNGGAPNVSTAITRAVSIPALTYSLNIANANSSVNEVLARPTLAAIEGLPSEFFSGTNLSAGVVSTSFNGGTTIVPLDKRFGIKLAITPVFLQQGRVQMKVEAQRTALNASSDNPRVAYQIEIGEITANANVVMNMGDTLILSGLSEKSSSNTRDGVPGLQDIPGVQYLFSNKKTNDLMRSALILVTPRAPVQISEAAPDARDSIESRMKALRERFGFANSISPNVDAIMNQLQSNDYFREFRQGDVSIERWDRMRSTGDRLREALGFLYY; this is encoded by the coding sequence ATGAAGAAACTTGGTAATAAATTCCGCTTGCGCGCTGTCTGTACAGCTGCAGCACTTGCAATCTGTGTGATGCCAGCCGCTGCTGCGAATGGCACAGCGAAATCTTTCGTGGACATGGTGCGGGAATTGCCACTGGTGCCGGCCGGCATGCAGGACACCGAAGTATTGGCCAAGGTCTCGGCCACCGTTGATGCGATCAAGCAGATGGAGCTGGGCAAGGCCAATCAAACCATCAATGAAGCCTTGCAGCTGGACCCGCGTAATTCCTATTTGCATTTCCTGAATGGTTTCGTCTATCACCTGCAAGCGCGGCAGGGCGATACGCAAAAAGGTGAGATGGCCTTGGAAGGCTACCAGCAAGCGCTGCGCATAGATCCGAGCAATTGGATTGCGCAAGAGTTCCTGGGTTTGGCCTACATGGACCTCAAGCAATTCGATCGCGCCAAGCTGGCGTTTTCCGATGTCTTGCTGATGACGCCGGAGAGTTCAGTCTCGATTTACGGTTTGATGGTGGCTTCCTATCTGACAGGTGATGCTAAGACGGCTTGTGCGATGGCAGACCAGTTCCAGAAAGTATCTACCGAGAACAATCGCTTATTCGTGCGTTCAGGTATTTCCGTCTATGCATCTTGCGGGAATTTTTCGCAGGCTGAGAAAATGCGGGATGCCCTGGTCAAGATGAATGGTGACCCTCTTGAAGCAGAACGGGCAGGTCGTCGTCTGGCGCAGTGGAAGGCCTTCTACCTGAAACAAGAACAGGATGTTACGCTCGCAAAAAATCAGCCGCCTGCAGGCATGATGAAGGCAGCCTGGTCGGGATCGGCGGCCAAAGAAGGGCCAATACAATTAGCGCAGGCATTCAATATGCCGAGCCGACCACCACCACCTGCTGCCAGCGCGGATGCTGCGGGTAATGGTCTGGATACCGCAGTACGAGATGCGGCAGCTACGGCATCTGTTGCTGGCGCTGACGGACGTGCAGTAGCTGGTGCCGCCGCCAGTGGCCCTCGCATGCTTTTGATCGACGTGGTGCTCTTATCCACGCAAGAGTTGATCACGACATCCAAGGGTGTCAATCTGCTGAGTGCTCTGACACTGCAACTAGGTTCTGCCACCAACAATGCGCCGGCGTATTCACGTGTCATCACTTCGAATAGTTCAAACGGAGGCGCTCCAAATGTCAGTACCGCCATCACGCGGGCAGTCAGTATACCGGCGCTGACTTATTCGCTGAATATAGCCAATGCAAATAGCTCGGTCAACGAAGTGCTGGCACGTCCTACCTTGGCTGCAATCGAAGGTTTGCCGTCGGAATTTTTCTCCGGTACCAATTTGAGTGCGGGCGTAGTCTCAACCAGCTTCAACGGCGGTACCACCATCGTGCCACTGGATAAACGCTTTGGCATCAAGCTGGCGATTACGCCTGTGTTCCTGCAACAGGGGCGCGTGCAAATGAAGGTTGAGGCGCAACGCACAGCTTTGAATGCCAGCTCGGACAATCCGCGGGTGGCGTATCAGATCGAAATCGGCGAGATCACCGCCAATGCCAATGTCGTAATGAATATGGGCGATACCCTGATACTGAGTGGGCTGAGCGAGAAGTCGAGTTCAAATACACGGGACGGTGTGCCGGGACTGCAGGACATACCTGGCGTGCAGTACCTATTCTCGAATAAGAAGACCAATGACTTAATGCGCTCGGCGCTCATATTGGTGACGCCGAGAGCACCGGTACAAATTTCTGAGGCCGCACCGGATGCGCGCGATTCGATAGAGAGTCGGATGAAGGCCTTGCGCGAGCGTTTTGGTTTTGCCAACAGCATCTCTCCCAACGTTGATGCGATCATGAACCAATTGCAATCGAATGATTATTTCCGCGAGTTTCGTCAGGGAGATGTTTCGATAGAGCGCTGGGATCGCATGCGTAGCACCGGCGATCGTCTGCGTGAGGCTTTGGGATTTCTCTACTATTGA